The genomic DNA AAAGGTGTGCGGTAGGGTTGTTACTTCAATAGCCTGCTCAGACACCTAATTTGTTTCACTTTCTGCTCCCTTTTATCCTTAGGGATAGAGTTCTAGAGAAGACAGCTTCAGGTTAGCACACACAAGAATAAAAATAGCTGTGGCCTGACCTTGACACTTGCTTTTTAAGCAGTTGGTGTTCGTTTAAATAAAATCCGTCCTTCCTGAGCCAGAGTGGTCCAGCTGCACTTAGAAAAGTGAGAACACGTCTCAAGATGCCCAGGTAGAGATTAGGTTCCACTAAGAAAATGAATACTCACTGATCAACTGTAAATTCAGAGGAATTTGAATCTGGGCCAGACGGATCCAAAGCTGAATCCTTCAGCAAGAAAAAGTTACGCATCACTTAATTCAAAGCACACCCTTGGGTTTAAGTTGGTATCTCAGTAAGTGCTTAGCAGCGTAGTGCTGTTAGTGCCAGCCGGTAAATTAGGCTGGTGCTGAGAAAGTGTCTTGTTTGAGACATAAAGGACTCAACAGACCTGAGGCGTTTCCAGTTCCAAAGGTTACTGAAATGCACTTTAATATTAGCCTGAGAAAGTTTACCAGCTATTATCTAGCACATACTCATTAATTGCTTAAAATCATGAACAGTTACTCCTGCTAAGCAAGCAAAGTAATGCAAGGAATTGCATTACTATTAATTCAATGCATCACAATAAGCCAGGACCTGCATGTACAAGATAAATTGGTGGTCTTTGCTGCAATCATCTTGTAACCTAAGTAAAAGAAGCAGACTTAAGACTCGCATGATAGTACATGTGATCTGTATAATATGCACTTCtgaatttcagggttttttttattaaaaaatttctTCTTTACAACTGTAACAGTAAAATCATAACAAAGACAACCGACAGCTTCTTTTTCCACTTAGGGACGCTTAGCTAAGTTCAGTGAATACAATTCCTGCATCTAGAATATTAGACATGAAACAAGACACTTCACCACTATTTATATTACACACAGAGTAGATGTAAAGTGTATATTAAGAAACAAAGTCAATGCAGAAACCAGAATGAAAGGGTAAAAGTAAATAGTCCCATTATCAGTCACGTTCCTTAGACTGATGCAACAACAAAAGGGCTGTCACTTGGAAAGTAAGACAAAACTGAAGTTATACAAGTGAAAACGTTCACCTGAGATGGGAGGATGATCATACAAAATGAATTTTGTCACAAGACCCCAGTTAAAGACCAACAGGCCCTTAAACATAGTGCAGAAGTCACTGTACAACAcaactttacaaaaaaaattccttgtttttAATAATGAAGTAATCAAATACAGCAACTCCAACCTTACATGAACATACAATGACAACTCTAAAAAGCACAGCTCCCTGGATAAGGGTTCTAGAGCTCTTTTTAGAGAGGAAAACGTTTATCATTACAGACAATGAAACAGATCTTACAAAAGTGTAATATTTACTTCAAGTAGTTACTTTTGATATCTTGAATTTAGCTGTAATTGAAAAGCACTGCTTTTCTGCACTCATGTCTGTCAGTGACCTAAACAAGCAATAATAGTAATTCAGGTAGCATATAATATTATAATTTAACTGAGGGAGACgagctcctcttccagcagaacAGCTGTTGATATTTTATGTTATAACTCAATTCGAACAAACTTCGAGAGCACCCAGAACCATTAACCAAAAAGCATTGGTTACATTGTACATAAGTAGCAGGATAAGTACCAACCAGTTGCCCGTCTAAACTCCTGGGGTGCCTTGCAGTGAGTTTCATCCCCTCCAGTCAATTATAACAGTTATTTTACAAATACATCAAAACAACTGAGACCATGCTACAATCTGCCATTCATATGTGGAAACAGAAGTAGAGGAGGGCAAATCACATCACCAGAATTAAGTCAATCAAGTAAATACATTCCTCTCTAGAGTATTACAGGCAGTCATTAAGCTTAATGGAAGCTTTAAAACATCAAACTTTtaggcagcaggagggagaagaaaaggaccCTTAATCTTCCAGCTAATGGGAATTAAGGACTAAGATGTTCTGTCGCAATAAGAAGGGATAAGTAGCATTCTTTCCTCTCCATCAAATGAGTTTCTAGATGTTTGGAGAGGAGCAGAACCTATTCAAAACTAACAGAAACGCTGATGAGTACCCTTCGGCTATTTTTTTGTGAAACATCTTGACTGGCCAAGGGAAGGCAGCAGGTGGACTATCACAGCTTCAGCAGAGCGGTGTTCCCATGACTgagcagaaaggaagggaggagaaaagagcatTCCTTGGTTTCATGGCTTCAACCCCAGAGATGGGCTCAAATCTATTAAAAGCAGTTGCCCACGGTCTGAGGTTGACAAAGCAGACGGAATCTGACCCAGCTCAGTGCAGCCATGGAGTTGCTCTTCCAGAGGACTTGGCAGGCACTTGAATTGTGCTTGAATTTGTAATGCAAAACCTTGTGCTCCAAGCAGCAACGTGCCTTCCATTCCCATGCTTTGAGCATGCCGTGCAGCTTCTATGACATGCTAGCTGGCCTCTTTTGCAGGCCACATACCTAAGTAAAAAAGAACTATCAGGACACCATTTAGCAGTGCCTCTCATACCTGATGCAGCTAACAAGCCTCTTGATCAACAACTAGCTACCGTAAACATTGTAACTATATGAAAAGGTAAGACAAAAAATTGTAGACCTCTGTAAGAAGGTTTAATTAATAATGGCTCCTCTTGTGTATCACCTTATTAGTATGTTTCATATAGTCCCTAAAAGCTGAGTTCAGCTTTCTGAAggctgcttttttcccctaaagttgTTGGGAGAACCACAGCCGTGGGTCTGCTGCCTCAGAGAGTACTGTGCTGCATGGGTGAGCTATTAATTTTTCACAGCATAGCTTCAGGATGGTCCCCCTAGATTGAAGAGATGCACTTTAGCATAAGTTCTTTCTATACGCACATAAAGTAAAAGATTAAGTCTCTGACCTTTTTTTGTGCATTGTTTCATCATAATGAACAAACCCCGCAGAGATGTAGAAACGACTCCAGTAGTTCTTTTAAAAAGGCATATTATTTGTTCATCTTGACTACTGCATATCCTGGCATGAGACCAGCTGCATCTGATGCAGTGCTCTGCTTTTCTGCCACGTTATTCTGTTGGTTCAATTCCTCTAGCTTCTTCATCAGCAATTCTAGGCGCATGTGGACCACCACAAGTTTTTCTTTTAGctagaaaaaagataaataaaaaaaaataccattgtCCTAACATCAGGTCCTTGCAAGATGTGTACCCCACTTTAAGTAGTTAAAAAGCAGCTGACTTTCAAGATGGAAAATGAAACTGGACTCTGTTGTATCACTAGTGTCTAATACGACATATCTCTATACCCTATGCTTAGTACAGCCAAAACTAGCACCCAAATCAGAAGCTTCCGTTACACATATAAGATGAATGTGTGTCAGCAGAAGCCCTTTCAGGGATGCATGGAAATTTTCCACTTAAGTAAGCAGCCAGAGCTGCTGAAGCCTTAGTATGACCAACATAACATTTCCCGGTTAACTCATTACAACTTTTACAAAGCCAGAGACCTATTTTGACAAGATCTGGACAGACTGTTTCATCTTTGCTTAGGGGTACACCTAAATATACTCATCTGTTATGTTACGTTTCACTCAGGATAGCGTATGTGCTTTGAAGGGAGCATAAAGAAGGGAGTGAGGAAACAGATGacaaacacataaaaatgaaGTATAGATTTCTCTGGGTTTCTCTTTTCAAGAGGcagaaaaatcccttcttctctctTGATGACATTCAGGTACCACAAAAATATACATACTCATTACAGGGTAACACACTTGTCAGAAAGTTAGCTAGAACTTTTTATGTTTTGCAGATAAGTTGTTACGGAAAATGTTTTGTATGTTCCGCACGTGTATCATAGCTACATTACAATCCAATATCTTCTACATCATctgcacttaaaaacaaacaagcaaaaaaaaaaaaaaacaatatttttggactgatctctaaaaaaaaatttggcattttttgcattttacatACAAAGTCATGTAGAACCTTACTTTTCCGAGTTCTTCCTTTAGGCTCAAAGCAGGAAAATTTACCTTAGAGGCTTCTATTATCATTTTAGTTTTTAAGAGATAACTGGAAGACaagcagggaaaggggaaagacaagaaaaacagttttaaaaaacatgGTTGTATTAATTGTTTAGACAGACTATTTAAGATGATTTTAAGGAGATCGTATAACTGCTGTCAAAAGTAGTCaatatattatgaaaatatttaaaacataacaatAGTTTTACTTTCAAATCATAAGATCTCTCATCATCAACTAAAAGTAATTTATAGTTTCTATAATCAAGTCTTCAATCTAGCACAGAACCGTTTTGATACGTTACTTAAGTGGATCTGGAAGTAAAGTTGATCTCATACTGCAAGCACTTAAATTTAATCCTTGAAATTACATGAGGATACTTAAAAATGTAAGCCAAATCAAATGGAATTGTGCCAACATGAGCAATTTAAATAGAAAGAATATTAAAACCCATGCACCAATGCATTCAAAAGTAAAACAGCTTCTGTTAGCTGTAGATTAATTATACTAATAACTAACTATCTGATTAAAACAGAATCACTTACAAACTCCTGTGAAGTcatttaccattaaaaaaaacagcatattCACCAGAGGATGCTGTccttgaagaaacagaagaagcCTCGGAGATAAGCCAGATCACTGAAAGTAGAATACAGAATGAAGCCCACAATCAAGCCACATGAACGACAGGATAATGCATTGAAAGTGCtgaaaggagaaaggggaaaatagTATGTTTAAACAGAAGCTTCTGAAACCATAGATACTGCCTGCTAATCAGAGGACATCAGGTTATTAGTTTTACCAGAAGAGCAAACAAAGTGCATAATATTACTTTTCTATATATGTGTTATATATATGCTcgtatatataaaatttatattttatataaataaaatatataatttatatattaatttaGATGATATATGCTTaaaaggcaggagcaggaggaaaaaaaagggtaaaaggcTATAGGCTACCTTTTACTGCATTGCTCAAACATTCCTCTCTCTCCGTTAACAAGGGTAAATGCTGACAAAACTTCTTCTGATTTTGATAAGAATTAAAGCTACACATATACAAAAGAATTTTCAGTTCAAAGTTATGAAGTACAGGTCCAAAAATCACTTAGGACTTTATCAATTCCACGAGACATCTCAGTGCCCCAGCTAGAAAACGTGCAGGAACTCTTTCCCTCTGACTTTGGGGAGGCCTATTTTGGTCCACCTATTTCATCTGATGACTAAAACTTGATGTCAAAAGCAAGAGGTACGTCCGTTACCTACCAGCCTAGGAGGGCTCCTTCAAGGCCGATCATTAGCGACTCTTCCCAAGCAACCTCATTTGTGACTTCTACGAAGAAAGGCAGAGCCAGTGAACAACCCCAGAGCAACGGCCGGTcgccccagcgccccccagcaCGGCAGGCGACGCAGAGCCCCGCCGAGGCGCACAACGGGCCTCTTTCTAACGCGGGGCTGGAAGTTTCCGCTCCGGTATTAAAACCTGCATTAGTAAAAGCTTATGGCCCTGTCccgccagcccggacacccctcgctccgcagccccggccccggcagcactGACTGAAGCAGGCGAGAAGCCCGAGGCGCCGCTCCTCCTGCGCGCACAGGTGCAGCGAGtcccccagcacggcccggcAGCCGCGGCACTGGAACACCGCCCACTCCTCCGGCCGCagcctccgccgccgcgccgcctccgccgagcccgcagccggcggcggctgggccggcggcggctggaCCCGCGCcggtgcgggggggggcggcggcggccgctccacGGTGATGACCCCGCCGAGCTGCGGGTCCTGGAACAGCTCCTGCAGCCGCCGCCTCACCGCCATCTTCTCCCGCCCTGCGTTCGAGAGCGGCACCCGCCTTCTCGGCCTCCCCATTGGAGCGTGGGACACAGCTCTGCGTTGCCACTGGGCGAGAGACAAGTCAATCCTCCTCGCCTGAGACCATTGGGCAATCAGGCAGGCGGGGGCAGGGTTTCCCCTTACCGGGAGCGCCTATCGCCTTTGAAACAAACACGATCCCTGTGGCCGGGCCGCTATTGGTGGTTACCTTGCCCGCGGGCCCGTCCCCTTCGCTCCGATCAGCCAGTGGGAGGGCGCGGCGGGCCAGTTCGAACGGCGGGGGCGGGGCAAGGCGCCGTGTCAGTTGAGCGCGAGATTCGAAAGGCGGCGGTTGGGGCTTGCCGGCGGGCGGTGGTCGCGCCGCCATGGCGCTCTCTTCGTTGCAGCAGCTGGACTCGCTGAAGTACATCGAGCTCCAGCGGATAGCGAAGGCCGCCGGCCTGAAGGCCAACCTCCGGgtgaggcggcgcggcggctgcccggCCGCGATGCAGCgagcggcgccgcggcgcggggctggcgggagctCCGGGCTGCCCGCTCTGGCGggcgggctcggctcggctcggctcggctcggctcgcctcCGGCGCTGCCCCTGCGCTCGGCCGGGAGCTCTagggcggcgccggggggagcGAGGGGCCCGGCGGAGCCGAGCGGGAGCGGCGGGAgtgtgggcgggcgggcgggcgtcgTGGGGGTCGAgtgcccccggcggccccgcggtcGTTGTTCTGCTTTCGGCCGCTGCGATGAGAAAACCTGCGGTCTGGAGGTGGTGTCGGCAGAGGCGCGGCTCGGGCCTGGGGCGTGGAGCCGGCAGTTTGATAGTTTGACGCTTAAGCGTTCCTTACCGCCTTCAGTTAGGGGCGTGAGACTGTAGACGAAGCTGAGAAGGCGGGGCTCCCTTCTTCCCGGGCCCCCGACCGCCCCGCGTCCGGGCTGCGCTGGCGCGTGGAGCCCCGCCgtgcccgcgctgcccccgccgcgccggccgtaCCCGCCGACGCGGGCGTTTCATCCGACTGGGGCTGGGAAGAGTGGTAACCACGGGGAGCCTGAAGGGTCGAGAGTGATTATTTTTTACTTACCGATAGGAATTAAGAACAAGGAGTTAAAGCATGTGCCCATCTGTTTTGCCTAGGGCCCTACGGGTATATGACAGTGACCCAGCCTGGCCTGATCTTGGCAGGTACCGCTGGTAAATCCCTCAGCAGAAGTCAGACCCGCACCACCAGTGCGAGAAGGCGTACAGCCTTTAAAAACAGACAGAGGGAAACCCCAGATGCACCACTTATGTGGTAATTTG from Struthio camelus isolate bStrCam1 chromosome 5, bStrCam1.hap1, whole genome shotgun sequence includes the following:
- the OIP5 gene encoding protein Mis18-beta, with the protein product MAVRRRLQELFQDPQLGGVITVERPPPPPPAPARVQPPPAQPPPAAGSAEAARRRRLRPEEWAVFQCRGCRAVLGDSLHLCAQEERRLGLLACFKVTNEVAWEESLMIGLEGALLGCTFNALSCRSCGLIVGFILYSTFSDLAYLRGFFCFFKDSILCYLLKTKMIIEASKVNFPALSLKEELGKLKEKLVVVHMRLELLMKKLEELNQQNNVAEKQSTASDAAGLMPGYAVVKMNK